The genomic region GGCTTAGCCTGTGCAGAGCGAGCCTGATATGGCCAAAATCTTGGTTTGGCCTGGAGAATATCGAAGGCTATGGTCTTGAGGCTTCGGTGTTTGGTAGCATCCTGATGACTATAAAAGCCGCATATTAGCGCCTTCTACGTTCAAAAATCAGCCAGCCAAGCTGCCTTTTCGGCAGTTCCCACAAATCTTTACCAACTGAAAAATTTCTGATGAATTTTGGATGTCAGCATGCAAGGATGCGCCCAAGCCAGGCCTCGGGGGAGGTCGGCGGTTCCGCAGACATGTCCCGGAAAACGGGCTTGCGGGAGGACCCCATCAAAGCAACAACAGGGCTGCGCTAATGAAAAAATCTGTTTTGACCCTTTTTGCCTTGGCCGCGATGTCGGCGTCGGCTCTCGCTGCCGATATCAAGCCGGCAATCGTATATGGCACGGGCGGCAAGTTCGATAAATCCTTCAATGAAGCGGCCTACAATGGCGCCGAAAAGTTCAAGAAGGAAACCGGCATCGCGTACCGCGACTTCGAGCCAAGCGGCGATACGCAGGGTGAACAGGCATTGCGCAACTTTGCCAGCAAGGGCTTCAATCCGGTTATCGCAGTTTCCTTTGCCTGGTCTTCGGCACTGCAGAAGGTCGGTGCAGAATTTCCAAAGACCCAGTTCGTCCTGATCGATGACCAGGTCGACCTGCCGAATGTCCGTTCCGTCATGTACAAGGAAAACGAAGGTTCCTACCTTGCCGGCGTCATGGCTGCCATGTCTTCGAAGACAGGCAAGATCGGCTTCATCGGCGGCATGGATATCCCGCTGATTCGCAAGTTCGAATGTGGCTACGAGCAGGGCGCGCGTGCGACCAATCCGAAGATCGAAGTGTTGCAGAACATGACTGGCACCACCGGCGCAGCCTGGAACGATCCGGTGCGCGGCGGCGAACTGACCAAGAACCAGATCGACCAGGGTGCGGACGTTGTCTACGCGGCTGCCGGTGCCACAGGCCTCGGCGTCCTGCAGACCGCTGCCGACAACAAGAAGCTTTCGATCGGCGTCGACTCGAACCAGAACTACCTGCATCCCGGTTCGGTTCTGACCTCGGTCGTCAAGCGCGTCGATCTCGCAGTCTACGATGCCTTCATGGACTCCAAGAACGGCAAGTTCACGCCCGGTGCCCAGCATCTTGGCCTGAAGGAAGACGGCGTTGCCGTTGCCATGGATGACAACAACAAGCCGCTGATATCCGCCGAAATGCTGGCTGCCGTCGACAAGGCCAAGGCCGATGTCGTATCCGGCAAGGTCACCGTACACGACTACACGGCGGACAATACCTGCCCGAAATGAGTTGACGGAAGGGCGTATGGCGAGCGGCCATACGCCCTTTTCATATCCGGACGTGCCGTTTCTGGAGCAGTAAAGTGAGCCAACCGCCTGCCATCGAGCTTGTGGGTATCGACAAGAAGTTCGGTGCCGTACACGCCAATAAAAACATAGACCTGACCGTCGCCAAGGGCACCATCCACGGGATAATCGGCGAAAACGGGGCAGGGAAATCGACGCTGATGTCGATCCTCTACGGATTCTATCAAGCCGACAGCGGCGAGATCCGTGTCAATGGCAAACCGGTCACCATCCGCGACAGCCAAGCCGCAATCGATGTCGGCATCGGAATGGTGCATCAGCATTTCATGCTGGTCGAAAATTTTACGGTCCTCGAAAATGTCATGCTCGGCGCCGAGGGTGGCGCCTTGCTTGCCAAGGGCGTGGCAGCGTCGCGCGCCGAATTGAAGCGGCTGGAAACGGACTATGGCCTCGATGTCGATCCGGACGCGCTGATCGAGGAGCTCCCCGTTGGGCTGCAGCAGCGGGTCGAGATCCTCAAAGCCATGTATCGCGGTGCCGAGATCCTCATTCTCGACGAGCCGACCGGTGTTCTGACGCCGGCAGAGGCCGACCACCTGTTTAGAATTCTCCGCGTCCTGCGCGACCAGGGCAAGACGGTGCTCCTGATCACCCACAAGCTGCGCGAGATCATGGCGATCACCGATACGGTGTCGGTCATGCGTCGCGGCGAGATGGTGGCGACGCGCACGACTGCCGACACCACCGTCGAGGAGCTGGCGGAACTGATGGTCGGCCGCCGCGTCCTCCTGCGGGTCGAGAAAGGCGCCGCCAATCCGGGCAAGATCGTCATGTCCGTACGCAATCTCACGGTCAAGGACGGTCGTGGCGTCACCATGGTCGACAATGTTTCATTCGATGTCCGTGCCGGCGAGATCGTCGGTATCGCTGGCGT from Rhizobium tumorigenes harbors:
- a CDS encoding BMP family lipoprotein, yielding MKKSVLTLFALAAMSASALAADIKPAIVYGTGGKFDKSFNEAAYNGAEKFKKETGIAYRDFEPSGDTQGEQALRNFASKGFNPVIAVSFAWSSALQKVGAEFPKTQFVLIDDQVDLPNVRSVMYKENEGSYLAGVMAAMSSKTGKIGFIGGMDIPLIRKFECGYEQGARATNPKIEVLQNMTGTTGAAWNDPVRGGELTKNQIDQGADVVYAAAGATGLGVLQTAADNKKLSIGVDSNQNYLHPGSVLTSVVKRVDLAVYDAFMDSKNGKFTPGAQHLGLKEDGVAVAMDDNNKPLISAEMLAAVDKAKADVVSGKVTVHDYTADNTCPK
- a CDS encoding ABC transporter ATP-binding protein; protein product: MSQPPAIELVGIDKKFGAVHANKNIDLTVAKGTIHGIIGENGAGKSTLMSILYGFYQADSGEIRVNGKPVTIRDSQAAIDVGIGMVHQHFMLVENFTVLENVMLGAEGGALLAKGVAASRAELKRLETDYGLDVDPDALIEELPVGLQQRVEILKAMYRGAEILILDEPTGVLTPAEADHLFRILRVLRDQGKTVLLITHKLREIMAITDTVSVMRRGEMVATRTTADTTVEELAELMVGRRVLLRVEKGAANPGKIVMSVRNLTVKDGRGVTMVDNVSFDVRAGEIVGIAGVAGNGQSELLEALAGIRKPTSGEILLHGKTIDKVDPAHLRTLGLAHIPEDRHHMGLVLPFEEYQNSILGYHRDPAYSTGPFMNLDAIRKDAALKIEKYDIRPPNPRLRTANFSGGNQQKIVVAREIERDPKMLLIGQPTRGVDIGAIEFIHRRIIEMRDAGKGVLLVSVELDEVRALSDRILVMFAGHVVGEKTADAGEQTLGLMMAGIAA